The genomic DNA TTTAATACAATTCCAATATTGCTGTGCCTCGCCTTCCGGATCGCTCTCAATCCGCTGCGTGTAATAGTAGGCAACAGAGCGATCGCAGGTTTCTCTCCACCAGTGCCAGTATTCCGATAGGGTTGAGAGGAGGCTTGTCCGGGGAGATTGCGATCGTTGAGGAAGGTAAGCCATAACCTATACCTAAAGTTAGAGGAACTGAACTTCGGTTTAGTATAGTAGGCGACGCAATACTAATTCCTATATCGTTACTTAACGATATACCTCTGACTCACGCAAATAAAAAGATTGGTAAATCCTTCTGACGCAGCAGGTTGGAAAAGCCTGTCCTGGACATAATTCAGGTGATATGTTCCCTCACCGATCGATTCATGCCCATTTCCCAAATTTTCCTCCAGGCTCAAGCAGCTCCCTGTTCCCGTTTGATCTTCGGGGCGTGGCGAATGGCGCAGTGGCAGATGACAACTTTCCAAATTCGCGAGCTGATCGATCGCTGTTTGGAATGGGGCATTACCAGCTTTGATCATGCCGATATCTACGGGGACTATACCTGCGAAGGGCTATTTGGGGCAGCGTTGGCAGAAGCTCCAGCCCTGCGAGAACAGATTCAAATTATCGATAAATGCGGCATCAGGCTGGTGTCCGATCGTCGTCCGCAGCATCAAATGCACGATTACGATACGAGTGCCGCCCACATCATCGCTTCGGTAAATCATTCCCTCAAACAGCTTCACACGGATTATCTGGATGTTTTGTTAATCCATCGTCCCGATCCCCTCATGGATGCGGATGACGTCGCCCAGGCATTTATCGATTTGCACCAGGCGGGAAAAGTGCGTCATTTTGGCGTGTCTAATTTCACACCCAGTCAATTTAATTTACTGGCTTCGCGTCTGCCCTTTCCGCTGGTAACGAATCAAGTTGAGATTTCCGTGCTGCACCTCGACCCCTTCACCGACGGCACCCTTGATCAGTGTCAGCAGCTGCGGATTGCCCCAATGGCATGGTCTCCCCTGGCGGGCGGTCGTCTCTTTCAGTCCCAAAATCATCAACCGCAAAATCATCAGCCGCAAAACGATCGGACTCAGCGAGTTCGTGCCGCACTTCAACAGGTCGGCGAACAGCTCAACGGAGCCACGACCGATCAGGTGGCATTTGCGTGGTTACTCACCCATCCGGCAAAAATTATCCCGATTCTGGGGACAGGTAAGATCGATCGCATCCAATCCGCAGTAGCGGCAGAAAAACTACGGCTATCTCGCGAACAGTGGTTCACGATCTGGACTGCCTCGACGGGTGCAGAAGTCCCTTAAATCCCATAAAAAAGCGTGGCAGGACAAACCCACCACACTCAATAGAATCATTTGAATAATCTAGAGAACGATCGCTCCTAAGCCATAAAGAAACGATCGCCCATCAAGTCAATTCAAACAAACGAATTCAAACTACACCGCAGCGAAGAAATCCTTCGACTTCACGGGGTCAGGAATCATCGTTGCTTCACCGGGCTTCCAGTTTGCGGGGCAAACCTCATCCGGGTGGGACTGAACGTACTGGATTGCTTGCAGGGTGCGGAGGGTTTCATCCACACTGCGACCGAATGCCAGGTTGTTGATCGTAGAGTGCTGGATCACACCATCTTTGTCGATGATGAACAGACCGCGCAGAGCTACACCCGCTTCGGGGTCAAGCACGTTGTAAGCAGCGCTGATTTCCTTCTTGATGTCCGCCACGAGGGGATAGTTCAGGTCGCCCACACCGCCGGACTTCCGATCGGTCTGCGTCCATGCCAGGTGAGAGAATTCGCTATCTACCGATACGCCCAGAACTTCGGTGTTGATGCTCTTGAACTCTTCGTAGCGATCGCTGAATGCCGTAATTTCAGTCGGGCAAACAAAGGTGAAGTCGAGCGGATAGAAGAACAGCACGACATACTTGCCGCGATAGTCGGACAGCTTGATCGTCTTGAATTCCTGATCATAAACAGCGGTTGCCGTGAAGTCAGGAGCAGCCTGACCAACCCGAAGGCATCCTTGCTGGCTGTAAGACAAGGTCATGAATTACTCTCCTTTAATGCGTCTCAGTGCGTCTAACAATGCGTCTAACAATATGAACTTTCCACCGAATCCTGTCCTGAACTCTGGTCAAGCTATGCAGTTTGAGGATGCAGCTTAAACGAATCGAGATTCAGATTGAGGTTCAGATTAAGGTTCCAAACTTGCGCAGGTTCAGATTTATTCAGATCATCAGATCAATCACGACGGAAAACAGGGAATCTTTGATTGAAACTTTTCTCCCGAACACCTGCTTCAAACGCCTAACCCGGACGTTTCGCTCAAGCGTCATCGAAAGCTCCACAGATTCAATGCTGCAATCGATCGTCATTACGATCTGTAACGACTATATCATAGTCATAACGATTTTGAGTAGTCCTAAGCTAAAGTCATTCCGACAACACCTTCCCGCACCTCCCCACTCCCCTACTTCCCCATCTACCCCCAGGAGACCCCCTTGGATCGAATCCACGATCGCGACACCCGTGAATGGCTGCTAACCAACGGAATTGGCGGATTTGCCTGTGGAACTGTCTGCGATGCCCATACTCGCACTTACCACGGCTGGCTAATGGCGGCTCTGGAGCCTCCGGCAAAGCGAACTTTGCTGCTGTCCCGAATTGATGCGGCGATCGAGGTTGGTGGGCAGAAAATTCCCCTCGGCGTCAACTTCTGGGTGAGCGGTGCCATTGCGCCGCAGGGCGATCGGCTATTGCGATCATTTACCGCTGATCCAGTGCCTACCTGGATTTGGGGACAGACTGGAGGACAGACCGAAGAACAGACTGAAGGAGAGATGAATTGGCAGCTTCAGCGAAGACTGATTATGCCCTACGGATTGCTGCCCGCCTCCCAGCGTGACGACCCCCCCGGACTGCGAAATCGCACCCTAATTCACTATTCCTACAAAGGCAACCAGCCTGCTCGATTGATCCTGCGTCCCCTGATTGCCGATCGCACACTGCATTATCAGCAGCGAGAGCAGCCGGATTTGCAGTTCGTTCAGCTGGTGGAGTCCAATCGCGTATTGCTTCAGGCAAAAACTTCGACCAGGGTAGGCACTTCCTGGCAGCTGTCCTGGACGGTAGGCACTTATGAAGCGGATGGGCTATGGTACCGGGACTATCATTACCCGGAGGAAACAAAGCGAGGACTTGCCGATCGGGAAGATCTCTATAGTCCGGGGCGACTGACGGTTTCGCTTCAGCCGGGAGAAACGGTGACGATCGGGGCACGGGTGCGGGATTTCGATCGCTATCAGGCGCGGGAGATGCTGGACAACACCACCTTCGATCGCCTGGTTGCCGCTGAGCAGGAGCGATTAAAGACCGTCTTTGCGCCTTATCAATACGATCGATCAAACCAGGAATCAAACCAGAAGCCCAGTGTGCCACTTCAGTTGCTCCAGGCGAGCGATCGCTTTATTGTCTATCGGGCTGTGAAAAACCGTCCCACGATGATTGCGGGCTACCCGTGGTTTAGCGAATGGGGCAGGGATACGCTAATTGCACTGCCGGGAATGGCACTGACGACGAAACGCTACGACCTGGCGAAGGATCTGCTGCGGACTTGCAGCGACTACTGCGATCGCGGCTTAATTCCCAATCGGTTTCCGGATGAGAGGGCAGAGCCGTCCTACGGCAGTATGGATGTGGGGCTGTGGTGGATTGAGGCACTGGGGCTATACCTGGAGGCGACGCAGGACTGGGCGTTTCTGGTGGAGCAGTATCCGACGGTGGGCAAGATCTACAAGGGGCTGACGGTGGGGACGCTGCACAACATTCGCGTCGATGCCGCCGATAATCTTGTCACCTGGGATGTGCCGAATCTGGCGCTCACATGGATGGATGCCCTGGTTGCCGATCAGCCTGTGACCCCTCGAAAAGGAAAGCCGATCGAAGTCAATGCCCTCTGGTATTCGGCACTCTGCTGGGCGGCAAAGTGGGCAGAGCAGCTTCAGCAGTCCGATCGGGGGGAGCATCTCGATCGCGGAACGCTCGCCAATCAAGCAAGGCGATACAGCCAGCAGGCAATCCAGGTGAAGCAATCGCTGCAAAAGTTCTGGAATCCGGCGGCAAATTATCTGTTTGACTGCATTTCGCCCGACGATATTCCCGATGCCAGTATTCGTCCCAATGCGGCGATCGCCCTCTCGCTGAGCCACTGTGCCTTTGATACAGAAATTGGTCAGCCCGTAATGCAAACGGTTTGCGATCGGCTCCTCACCCCCTACGGACTCCGCTCCCTCGATCCGGCAGACCCGCGATACGAAGGCAGGTATGAGGGCGGCATCTGGCAGCGCGATCGGGCATACCATCAGGGGGCGGTCTGGAGCTGGCTGGTCGGGGCATTTGTACGGGGTTGGCGGCGATTCTATCCCGGTCAGGCAATTCCCTTTGACCCGGAACCGCTGTGGCAGCATGTTCAGCAGCAGGCAGGTTTAGGCTTTATCTCGGAAATATTTGATGGGGATACCCCCCATTTGCCGCGCGGCGCATTTGCCCAAGCCTGGTCAGTGGCAGAATTGCTGCGTCACTGGGAGGACATTCACTGGGAGGATGTTCACTGGGAGGATGTTGCTTCACGGAGCGATCGATAAACCTCCGCCAAGTCCTGAAGCTGGTAGTGGGCATTTAAGCCGCTTGGATTCGGCAGAACCCAGATTAAAGTCCCTTCCCAGCGATCGGACTGCTGTCCCATTTTGGCTTTAGGCTGCTGAAAGGCAAGTCGATAGGCACTCACGCCTAACACTGCTAAACATTTTGGACGGTAGGTTTGCAGCTTTTGGGCAAGGGACTGCTGCGCCGCCACAAATTCCTCGGCAGCAACTTCATCGGCTCTGGCGGTTGCCCGATCGACAATATTGGTAATTCCGTAGCCCAGCTTCAGCAAGTCCCGATCCTCGTCGGCAGAATAGAGGCGATCGGTAAAGCCTGCGAGGTGAAGTGTTTTCCAGAAGCGATTTCCCGGACGGGCAAAATGATGTCCCACGACGGCACTGTAGAGACTGGGATTGATGCCGCAAAATAGAACGTTTAGATCGCGATCGATAATATCGGCGACGGTGGCATTGTAGGCGGCTTGGATGTCCGCTTTCGTGGGTTTATAGCTCGGCGAGTTGCCGGACTTGTGAGTTGGCTTGTGAGTTGGCTTGTGATCTGGCTTAATCGACACCCTGAAACCGGATTGGTAGACTGGAGTTCAGCTCGATCCTAGTCCAGGAAACCGCTGAGCGACAATTTTCGATCGCCTTTTCAATTGCTTTTCCCAATCGCCTTTCCCAAGATTCCTCTTATGCCAGACCCCAAACTTCCAACGCCACCCGATCCCCTGCCGCCAGAGGAGCGAGTGTTGCGGATCAAAAGCCAGATTGATGCAGAGGAATCCGTCGCGCAGGCAAAGAAGATCTTTTTGCGGCTGTTGATTGGGGGACTGGTACTGGGTGTTATTTCATCGATCGTGATCGTCCAACTGCTTAAGGCGCTAGACCGGACGTTTAATACTGATTTCGCACCCTCCCGTTCCCCGGCTTCTCAGCAAAACCGCTAAATCACGGCTCAGGCAGAATTTCAGCTTCCGCTCGTTTCCTGGGAAGTTGGCTCCTGTGAATCCGTCGGGGCTGCGACCGCATCCTTCGCCTTTGCCCGCTCCTCTTTCTTTTTGCGATCGGCTTTCAGAATATCCGCCAGTACAATCTGCGCCTGTGCCATCTTCTCCAGGTTGCTGCGATAGAGTTCCAGGTCTTTCTGAACCTTATCGGTGGAGAAGTTCAGCGCTTCTGCCAGGGTTTGCAAGGTTTCATTCCGCTGCTTTTCGTCCTTCACCAGTTCTGGATTCATGGTCTCCAGCAGAGTGTATAGACCCACGGCAAACGGACGGTTGTACTTAAACTTGGGATTGGCGGCGACTGCCTTCAGACTGCCAATAATGCTGCCCGCCTCTGTCGTGGAAAGATTTTTGACCTGATTGACAAAATCCCCTAGCGGCACAGAAGCTGCCTCCGACAGTAGTTGAGCGGCATCGTTACGGTATCGCTGCGGATCGTCCTGCAATGCCTGACAGATGGCATTAAAAATAGAATCCTTGTCTTCCTCTGGAAGATAGCCCTGCATAAAGCGATCGAAGGATGTGACCACACCAAGGGCATAGATCGGGTTGTAGCTAAAATCAGTATTCACCGACAGCAGATGCATTTCTACCATCAGCTCATCCACGACCCGCCGATAGATCGAGTTGATCGGGCGCGTGTGCAGGGTGTAAAACGCTCTTTTGGTATCGGAAACGGTGCGGACGTTATTCACAGCCAATTCTAGAAATAGACCTTTCCCATTATCCCACATTCGTTCCAGACTGGGCTGATGCAGAGTCCAATCCGTCCAACGGTAGAATTTAGGGCGGTAGAATTTGGGACGATCGATTTGTGAATATTCAGAGTCGAGTCAAATCTCCCGTAAATCTCGTGTTCAGGCTCAGCCTGAATATGGCTTGGAGGCGGCTCTGCCGCTAGCTAACTGAAATCAGGAGGCAGAGCCTCCCATCGGCATTCCAACGCAGAGCACTGGAACGAGGTGAACGAGGTGAATTTGGGCGATCGATTTCTGGACTATTAGGCAAAACTAGTAGGCAAAATCAGAAGCCACAATCATCGTCCCCGTCCCGGCATCCGTGAAAATTTCCAGCAGGAGGGCATGGGGCAAACGACCGTCGATAATGTGGGCAGCCCGGACTCCCTGCGCCAGCGATCGCACACAGCAGTTGACTTTAGGAATCATGCCGCCGGAGACAATGCCGGAATCGATTAGCTGACGGGCTTCCTGAATATCGACTTTCGAGATGAGGGTGCTGGCATCCTTGTAGTCCCGCAAAATGCCGGAGGTGTCTGTCATCAAAATCAGCTTTTCTGCCCCCAGAGCAGCCGCCAGTTCCCCCGCCACCGTATCCGCGTTGATGTTGTAAGCCTGCCCGCTATCATCCGCTGCAACGCTCGACACCACAGGAATGTAGCCGCTGTTTACCAGGGAATTGATCAGCTTTACGTCGATCGAACTCACTTCGCCCACAAAGCCAATGCCCTCCTGCCCCTGCGGACGTGCCCGAATCAGATTGCCATCCTTACCGCACAGTCCCACCGCAACACCGCCCGCCTGCTGGATCAGGGACACGAGTTCCTTGTTCACCCGACCCACCAGCACCATTTCCACCACATCCATCGTGGCAGCATCCGTAACGCGCAGCCCGTTCTTGAACTGTGGCTCAATGCCCAGCTTGTCCAGCCAGGAGTTAATTTCGGGTCCGCCGCCATGCACCACCACCGGACGCAAGCCCACGCAGGATAGGAACACAATGTCGCGAATCACCGTTTCCTTCAGGTTGCCGTCCTTCATTGCCGCGCCGCCGTACTTGACGACGATCGTGCGTCCACTGAACTGCTGAATGTAGGGTAGAGCTTCACTGAGAACGCGAACGCGGGTGGCTTCTTCTCGCTGGATAAATTCTTGGTCGAGCATGGTGACGCAAAAACGGCTTCAAGGATTTGCATTAATGCAGTGTATCAGGCAGGGATGGGGGGAATGGTGTTTGTTAATGCGATCGATCGGTTTTGGGAATGGGGAGTGGGGAAGAGCTAAACCGCTGCCTTCGCCCTGCGAACAAGGAAATGGGGAGGAATTAAATCGCTCCCTACTCCCTGCTTCCTGTGAACAGAGAAAGCCCAAAATAATGAACTCCAATGATGATAAATCCTCACGGATACAGGCTGAGTCCCTGGCGGGTGGCAGTCCCAATTAGAATCGCAGCAATTTGAGTCGGGGTGAGCGTGGGATTGGCTTGCAGCATCAGGGCGGCTACACCGGACACCAGGGGAACGGCAAAAGAGGTGCCGCTGTTGTCGGCTCGATAGCCACCGCCCCGATCGGTCGCAAACAGATCTACTCCGGGAGCTACCAAAAAGGGGAAGGGTCGATTGCCTGCGGGATTTGAGAAGTCGGCAAGCTGGAAGTTTCGATCGATCGCCCCCACTGCAATTCCCAACCCCTGAAGGGCGGCGTAGCCAGGTTCTATAGGACGGAGGGCACCAAAGTCTTCGCGATCGTTTCCGGCTGCCATAACCACGGTGACGCCTGCTTTTTGAGCTTCCCGCAGCGCCGCCATATTTTCCGGGAGGGACTGGAACAGCGAGAAGCCAGGGGAGGAACTGAGGCTCATATTAATCACCTTCGCGCCGCTGCGAATGGCATAGCGGATGCCATCTGCCACCGAATTGCTGTCTCCGCTTTCCTCGTTATCGCTTAACACCCGCACGGGCAAGATTTTGGCACCGGAGGCAATACCGGGCGATCGGCTGAGGGGAGAAGCGGCAATAATTCCGGCGACCGCCGTGCCATGTCCATCGGAGTCAGAAGGATCGTTGTCCTGGGAGACAAAATCCCAGCCGTTGACATCGTCGATGAAGCCGTTGCGATCGTCGTCAATGCCGTTTGTAGGAATTTCGCCTGGGTTGCGCCAGAGATTCGATACGAGATCGGGATGGCGATAATCCACGCCCGTATCCAGCACTGCGACGATGACATCCTTGCCGTCGAAACCGCTGGTGGGGAGTGTGCCTGCCCCGATCGCATCTATGCCCCAATTGGCATTGCCGGAGCTTCCCAGGACGGAAACTGATCTGCCGGATGCCTGGGAAACTGCCGCTGCTGCATTCACTAAGCCGTAGCCGTAAAAGAAATTGAAGCCGGGAGTGGACGGAATCAATCGGCTTTGCAGGCTATAGCGTCCTTCCTGAAGCGTTCCCAAAATTGGATTAGGGGAAACGCTAACCCGCACCTGATAGCGAACTCCGGGCTGAACGGTGAACACCAGTCGCGCATTGGGATCAAAGCTGTCCGTATCTTCTCCGTAAAGCAGAATTCGGCGAGTCCGGGCATCGCGCAGTTCCAGGTAGGCATCAAACTGTCTGGATTTGAGGTTAATTTCAATCTGCTGACCGGGTTTAACCCCGCGCAGATCGTACTCATCGATAAACGAAGACAGCCCAAAGCTAAACGGATCGCCCTCTTTTAGAACGCCCTGAATCCGCTGGTTCGATCGCAGACTTGCCAATCGATTCGATCGGGAACTGGACGATCGCGCCGACCGCGCATCGATATCTGCAACCCTGCGGGATCGCAAACGCTGTACTGAAACTTGACCCACGGGCTGGCTGACAGACAGAGAAGGGGATGCAGAACGCTCTATGCGAGAATTCAAATTCTGGAGATCGTGCCTTCGGAAGATTGGGAAGCGATCGGACGTGGCAGCAGACAGCATAAAACCGCAGGAAACACTGGAATCAACAAAAGACCAGACCTCCAAACTAGCTTAACCAGTTCCCTCGCCATATAACCCGATCGGGTACCGCGAAACCGGACGCGATCGAACATGATTCGATACAATCGTCTCTATCCCTATCGCATTATCTAGAACTTGCTGTGACAGTGACAGAACCCGGAAGCTACAAAGACACAGTTAATTTGCCGCAAACGAAATTTGATATGCGGGCAAACGCCACGAAGCGCGAACCCGAACTTCAGCAGTTTTGGGCAGACCAGCGAATTTATGAAAAGCTGTCGGAAAGCAATCCGGGTGAACCCTTCATTCTGCACGACGGTCCTCCCTACGCCAACGGTGCGCTGCACATTGGGCACGCTCTGAACAAGATCCTCAAGGACACGATTAACAAATATCAGCTTTTGCGCGGTCGCAAGGTGCGCTATGTACCGGGCTGGGACTGCCACGGGCTGCCGATCGAGCTAAAAGTGCTGCAAGCCATGAAGCCGGAGGAGCGGGCACACCTTACCCCGATCGAGCTTCGTCAGCGGGCAAAAAATTGGGCGATCGAGCAGGCACAGCAGCAGGCAACGGGCTTCAAGCGATATGGCGTATGGGGCGACTGGAGCCATCCCTATCTGACACTGACGCCGGACTATGAGGCGGCACAAATTGGCGTATTTGGGCAAATGGCGCTGAAGGGCTACATTTATCGCGGCTTAAAGCCCGTTTACTGGAGTCCCAGTTCCCAAACGGCTCTGGCAGAAGCGGAGCTAGAGTATCCCGATGGTCACACTTCGCGCAGTATCTACGTGGCGTTTCGAGTGGTCAGTCTGGCGGACAGTGCCGAAGCATTTAAGCCCTATCAGGATGATCTGGGTGTAGCGATCTGGACGACGACCCCCTGGACGATTCCCGCAAACCTGGCTGTGGCGGTAAATGGCGATCTGAAATATTCGGTGGTGGAGTCTGCGGACGGTAAACTGCCAACGAAATATCTGATTGTCGCGACGGAACTGGTCGATCGCCTCTCGAAGCTGTTTGAAACCGAACTGACGGTGAAAGCGACGCTGAAGGGTTCGGAACTGGAGTTTTCTAGCTATCAGCATCCGTTGTATGACCGCACTAGCCCGATCGTGGTCGGCGGCGACTATATCACTACGGAGTCTGGTACGGGTCTGGTTCACACCGCTCCCGGTCACGGCATGGACGACTTTATTGTGGGTCAGCGGTATGGTCTGTCTGTCCTGTCTCCCGTCGATGATGTGGGCAACTTCACCGCCGAAGCGGGACCGTTTGAGGGGCTGAATGTCCTCAAGAACGCGAACGAGGCAATTATCCAGGCGTTAGCCGATGCCCATGCCCTGCTGAAGGAAGAAACCTACGCCCACCGCTATCCCTACGACTGGCGCACCAAGAAGCCCGTGATCTATCGCGCCACAGAACAGTGGTTCGCTTCGGTAGACGGATTCCGCGAAGAGGCAATGCAGGCGATCGGCGAAGTGCAGTGGATTCCCGAACAGGGCGAAAACCGGATCACGTCGATGGTGTCGGAGCGATCGGACTGGTGTATCTCTCGCCAGCGAACTTGGGGTGTGCCAATTCCGGTGTTCTATGACGAAGAAACAAATGAGCCACTTCTGAACGCAGAGACGATCGATCACGTTCAGAAGCTCTTTGCCGAAAAAGGCTCGGATGCCTGGTGGCAATTGCCGATCGAGGAACTGCTGCCGGAGTCCTATCGCAACAACGGCAAGACCTACCGCAAGGGCACGGACACAATGGACGTCTGGTTCGATTCCGGGTCATCCTGGGCAGCGGTGGCAAAGGCGCGAGGCTTGGGCTATCCGGTGGATATGTACCTGGAAGGTTCTGACCAGCACCGGGGATGGTTCCAGTCCAGCTTGCTAACCAGTGTGGCGGTAAACGGAACTGCGCCCTACAAAACGGTTCTGACTCACGGCTTCACCCTGGACGAACAGGGACGCAAGATGAGCAAATCTCTGGGCAACGTGGTCGATCCGGCGATCGTGATCGAAGGCGGCAAGAACCAGAAAGAGGAGCCTCCCTACGGAGCGGATGTGCTGCGGCTGTGGGTATCGTCGGTGGACTACTCTTCGGATGTGTCCGTGGGTAAGAACATCCTGAAGCAAATGGCGGATGTGTACCGCAAGATCCGCAACACGGCGAGATTCCTGCTGGGCAACCTGCATGACTTCGATCCGGCAAAGAACTCCGTGTCCTACGACCAGCTTCCCGAACTCGATCGCTATCTGCTGCACCGCATGACCAAAGTATTTGCCGAAGTCACCGATGCCTACGATACCTATCAGTTCTATCGCTTCTTCCAGACCGTGCAAAATTTCTGCGTGGTCGATCTGTCGAACTTCTATCTGGATATCGCGAAGGATCGGCTTTACATCAGCGCAGCAAACTCTCCCCGCCGTCGAAGCTGTCAGACCGTGCTGGCGATCGCCCTGGAAAATCTGGCTCGATCGATCGCTCCCGTACTATCTCACTTGGCGGAAGACATCTGGCAGGCAATTCCCTACTCGACTCCGTACCAGTCTGTGTTTGAGGCTGGTTGGGTGCAAGTGGAGGCAGGCTGGAAACAACCCCCACTGGCAGGCAAATGGGAGCAGCTGCGCGAAATCCGCGATCAGGTAAACCGAGTTCTAGAAAAGGCGCGATCGGATAAGACGATCGGCTCTTCCCTGGAAGCGAAAGTTCTCCTCTACGTGGGCGATCTGGAACTGCGGCAAGCAATGGCAGAAATGAACCCGCCAGACAGTCTGCTGGGCAATGGCGTAGACGAACTGCGCTACCTGCTGATTACTTCTCAGGTGGAGCTATTGGATAATCCTGCACCCCTGGCGGATCTGAAATACCAGTCACAAACGGATGGCTTGGGAATCGGTGTAGCCGATGCAGATGGAGAAAAGTGCGATCGCTGCTGGAACTACTCGCTTCAGGTGGGTAAGTCCTCGCTGCATCCTCTCCTGTGCGAACGGTGTATTCCTGCCCTCGACGGCAAATTTTAAGGTAAATCCCAATCTGTGAATTCGACCTTTTCTGATGCCGCCTGCCTGCTGGTCACACACGGAAGCCGCGACCCGCGTCCGGAAATTGCGCTGGATCATCTCGTCAAGCTGATGTCCGATCGATCGCCCAATTATCTGATCGGCACGGCTCAACTTGAACTGGCTCCCGAACCGCTGCACCAGCAGATTCTTCGTTTTGCCCAGCTTGCGATCGATCGCGGCAAGACCCGTCTGCAAATTCTGCCGCTGTTTTTGCTGGCAGGGGTTCACGTAATGGAGGACATTCCCGCCGAGGTGGCGCTAGCCCGATCGAAGCAGTTGGATTTGGCGATCGAGATTCTGCCTCATACCGGACAGCACCCGGACTTCTGGAAACTGCTGATCAATCCCGTCGATGAAATTGGCACCTCTCCCCACGCCGGAAAAATTTTGCTGGCACACGGCAGTCGGCGCGAGGGAGCGAATCAGCCGATCGTCCAAATCGCGGCTCAGCTTAGAGCAATGCCTGCCTTCTGGTCAGTCGAACCCAATCTCGAAACTCAGGCGACAAATCTGATCCGGCAGGGCTGTCAGGAAATTTGCGTTTTGCCCTACTTTCTGTTTG from Leptolyngbya ohadii IS1 includes the following:
- a CDS encoding S8 family peptidase, with the translated sequence MLSAATSDRFPIFRRHDLQNLNSRIERSASPSLSVSQPVGQVSVQRLRSRRVADIDARSARSSSSRSNRLASLRSNQRIQGVLKEGDPFSFGLSSFIDEYDLRGVKPGQQIEINLKSRQFDAYLELRDARTRRILLYGEDTDSFDPNARLVFTVQPGVRYQVRVSVSPNPILGTLQEGRYSLQSRLIPSTPGFNFFYGYGLVNAAAAVSQASGRSVSVLGSSGNANWGIDAIGAGTLPTSGFDGKDVIVAVLDTGVDYRHPDLVSNLWRNPGEIPTNGIDDDRNGFIDDVNGWDFVSQDNDPSDSDGHGTAVAGIIAASPLSRSPGIASGAKILPVRVLSDNEESGDSNSVADGIRYAIRSGAKVINMSLSSSPGFSLFQSLPENMAALREAQKAGVTVVMAAGNDREDFGALRPIEPGYAALQGLGIAVGAIDRNFQLADFSNPAGNRPFPFLVAPGVDLFATDRGGGYRADNSGTSFAVPLVSGVAALMLQANPTLTPTQIAAILIGTATRQGLSLYP
- a CDS encoding peroxiredoxin, translating into MTLSYSQQGCLRVGQAAPDFTATAVYDQEFKTIKLSDYRGKYVVLFFYPLDFTFVCPTEITAFSDRYEEFKSINTEVLGVSVDSEFSHLAWTQTDRKSGGVGDLNYPLVADIKKEISAAYNVLDPEAGVALRGLFIIDKDGVIQHSTINNLAFGRSVDETLRTLQAIQYVQSHPDEVCPANWKPGEATMIPDPVKSKDFFAAV
- the mug gene encoding G/U mismatch-specific DNA glycosylase; amino-acid sequence: MSIKPDHKPTHKPTHKSGNSPSYKPTKADIQAAYNATVADIIDRDLNVLFCGINPSLYSAVVGHHFARPGNRFWKTLHLAGFTDRLYSADEDRDLLKLGYGITNIVDRATARADEVAAEEFVAAQQSLAQKLQTYRPKCLAVLGVSAYRLAFQQPKAKMGQQSDRWEGTLIWVLPNPSGLNAHYQLQDLAEVYRSLREATSSQ
- a CDS encoding aldo/keto reductase translates to MPISQIFLQAQAAPCSRLIFGAWRMAQWQMTTFQIRELIDRCLEWGITSFDHADIYGDYTCEGLFGAALAEAPALREQIQIIDKCGIRLVSDRRPQHQMHDYDTSAAHIIASVNHSLKQLHTDYLDVLLIHRPDPLMDADDVAQAFIDLHQAGKVRHFGVSNFTPSQFNLLASRLPFPLVTNQVEISVLHLDPFTDGTLDQCQQLRIAPMAWSPLAGGRLFQSQNHQPQNHQPQNDRTQRVRAALQQVGEQLNGATTDQVAFAWLLTHPAKIIPILGTGKIDRIQSAVAAEKLRLSREQWFTIWTASTGAEVP
- the argB gene encoding acetylglutamate kinase gives rise to the protein MLDQEFIQREEATRVRVLSEALPYIQQFSGRTIVVKYGGAAMKDGNLKETVIRDIVFLSCVGLRPVVVHGGGPEINSWLDKLGIEPQFKNGLRVTDAATMDVVEMVLVGRVNKELVSLIQQAGGVAVGLCGKDGNLIRARPQGQEGIGFVGEVSSIDVKLINSLVNSGYIPVVSSVAADDSGQAYNINADTVAGELAAALGAEKLILMTDTSGILRDYKDASTLISKVDIQEARQLIDSGIVSGGMIPKVNCCVRSLAQGVRAAHIIDGRLPHALLLEIFTDAGTGTMIVASDFAY
- the psb29 gene encoding photosystem II biogenesis protein Psp29; amino-acid sequence: MNNVRTVSDTKRAFYTLHTRPINSIYRRVVDELMVEMHLLSVNTDFSYNPIYALGVVTSFDRFMQGYLPEEDKDSIFNAICQALQDDPQRYRNDAAQLLSEAASVPLGDFVNQVKNLSTTEAGSIIGSLKAVAANPKFKYNRPFAVGLYTLLETMNPELVKDEKQRNETLQTLAEALNFSTDKVQKDLELYRSNLEKMAQAQIVLADILKADRKKKEERAKAKDAVAAPTDSQEPTSQETSGS
- a CDS encoding amylo-alpha-1,6-glucosidase is translated as MDRIHDRDTREWLLTNGIGGFACGTVCDAHTRTYHGWLMAALEPPAKRTLLLSRIDAAIEVGGQKIPLGVNFWVSGAIAPQGDRLLRSFTADPVPTWIWGQTGGQTEEQTEGEMNWQLQRRLIMPYGLLPASQRDDPPGLRNRTLIHYSYKGNQPARLILRPLIADRTLHYQQREQPDLQFVQLVESNRVLLQAKTSTRVGTSWQLSWTVGTYEADGLWYRDYHYPEETKRGLADREDLYSPGRLTVSLQPGETVTIGARVRDFDRYQAREMLDNTTFDRLVAAEQERLKTVFAPYQYDRSNQESNQKPSVPLQLLQASDRFIVYRAVKNRPTMIAGYPWFSEWGRDTLIALPGMALTTKRYDLAKDLLRTCSDYCDRGLIPNRFPDERAEPSYGSMDVGLWWIEALGLYLEATQDWAFLVEQYPTVGKIYKGLTVGTLHNIRVDAADNLVTWDVPNLALTWMDALVADQPVTPRKGKPIEVNALWYSALCWAAKWAEQLQQSDRGEHLDRGTLANQARRYSQQAIQVKQSLQKFWNPAANYLFDCISPDDIPDASIRPNAAIALSLSHCAFDTEIGQPVMQTVCDRLLTPYGLRSLDPADPRYEGRYEGGIWQRDRAYHQGAVWSWLVGAFVRGWRRFYPGQAIPFDPEPLWQHVQQQAGLGFISEIFDGDTPHLPRGAFAQAWSVAELLRHWEDIHWEDVHWEDVASRSDR